Proteins encoded together in one Cyprinus carpio isolate SPL01 chromosome B14, ASM1834038v1, whole genome shotgun sequence window:
- the LOC109069921 gene encoding 5'-3' exonuclease PLD3-like isoform X2, which yields MCYVLQQYVHMDRLRPTGPTTTLSPRTVRQRACLHIFIVKTVPRSEQVSAVVMEPEDVHFRSAEHLIGEEENEKATFERKEDGEEHRKAGRAPLSRIPTFQSSVGRKRVTVQSAESSPKTDGSVRQGHKERAGPTEAGRVKTSGSGGRETAVPVASARLHTSLADVLSQGDISGHASTLLAPKINQSLDQTPEITKDSDQVDMSLKRPPLRNVYEASDLVIEPVSEFETASGETISEDEQTSARDSVEEDLSSCSSVDQREGSDQACEDTLRDDNDDGSVAQSHWTEENSVTGNDVKCEECVPDKDDGSILSGQDETTKTDSKICFKETQQRSKTANTTQTKHAETKTCTPSKTKGRSFSLFCLLPTILLLLGGFASHVWQYGVPKSVSHLMSQLELHWLESFWMPQETCISDCRLTLVESVPEGLVFPSGSPHLPSISDTWINLLNKANRSVHIGAFYFTLQDSDLGLTEPSSVLGKKVFDRLKQLEPKGVKLKIAVNAPQTYIADTDELVATGAEVRGVDLQSITGGILHTKLWVVDKKHMYLGSANMDWRSLTQVKEVGVSVEDCSCLAQDASRIFDVYWDVGAQSNGSLPPFWPGRFSALSSSKYPLAVKFNGVPARVYLSSSPPPLSSHGRSDDLSSILSVIADAERFIYVSVMDYLPMSQFTEPIRFWPVIDSALREAACTRGVEVKLLVSCWNHSPGAMFVFLQSLSVLNMPPLSCNIHAKVFEVPSTREQQRIPFARVNHAKYMVTDRVVYIGTSNWSENYFTQTAGVGLVVNQTGSAVGQDQNTVQSQMQEIFQRDWRSEYAQTLTDVHAEHCSGKKLT from the exons atgtgttatgttttgCAGCAGTACGTACATATggacaggct CCGCCCAACTGGACCCACAACAACTTTATCTCCTCGTACAGTTCGTCAGAGAGCgtgtttacacatttttattgttaaaacagTCCCTCGTTCAGAGCAGGTCTCCGCTGTAGTCATG GAGCCGGAGGATGTACATTTCAGGTCAGCAGAACATTTGATTGGTGAGGAAGAGAATGAGAAAGCGACATTCGAGAGGAAGGAGGATGGAGAGGAGCACCGTAAAGCAGGGAGAGCACCGCTGTCCCGCATCCCTACCTTTCAGAGCTCCGTGGGCCGCAAGCGAGTCACCGTCCAGAGTGCAGAGTCATCACCGAAAACGGATGGATCTGTCCGGCAGGGCCACAAAGAGAGAGCTGGCCCTACAGAGGCGGGACGGGTGAAAACGTCAGGATCTGGAGGGAGAGAAACAGCAGTGCCTGTTGCATCGGCTCGTTTACACACAAGCCTCGCTGATGTTCTCTCTCAAGGTGATATCTCGGGTCACGCCTCCACTCTTTTGGCTCCGAAGATCAATCAATCTCTTGATCAAACACCTGAGATTACCAAAGACTCTGATCAGGTTGATATGTCACTAAAGCGACCCCCACTCAGGAATGTCTACGAGGCCTCTGATCTTGTCATAGAGCCGGTTTCTGAATTTGAGACCGCAAGCGGAGAGACCATCTCAGAAGATGAGCAGACGTCGGCGCGGGATAGCGTCGAAGAGGATCTGAGCTCATGCTCTTCTGTTGATCAGCGTGAGGGATCTGATCAAGCTTGTGAAGATACCTTGAGAGACGATAATGATGATGGAAGTGTAGCCCAATCACATTGGACAGAAGAAAATAGTGTCACAGGGAATGATGTGAAATGTGAGGAATGTGTTCCAGATAAGGATGATGGATCCATACTTAGTGGTCAGGATGAAACTACTAAGACAGATagtaaaatatgctttaaagaAACACAACAGAGAAGCAAAACTGCCAATACTACTCAGACAAAACATGCCGAGACCAAAACGTGTACACCCTCCAAG ACAAAAGGAAGGAGCTTTTCCCTTTTCTGTCTCTTGCCCACCATCCTCCTCCTTTTGGGTGGATTTGCATCGCACGTCTGGCAGTATGGAGTCCCTAAATCTGTGTCACACCTGATGTCACAACTGGAGCTGCACTGGTTGGAAAGTTTCTGGATGCCTCAAGAGACATGCATCTCTGACTGTAG ACTTACTCTTGTTGAGAGTGTCCCTGAGGGTCTCGTCTTCCCTTCCGGCTCGCCACACCTGCCGAGCATTTCAGACACTTGGATTAATCTGCTTAACAAAGCAAACCGCTCTGTCCACATTGGTGCTTTCTATTTCACACTCCAAGATTCAGATTTAGGCCTTACGGAGCCCTCGTCTGTGCTG GGCAAAAAAGTGTTCGACCGGCTGAAACAGCTGGAACCAAAAGGAGTGAAGTTGAAGATCGCTGTAAATGCCCCTCAGACTTACATCGCAGACACAGACGAACTGGTAGCAACAG GGGCTGAGGTCAGGGGAGTTGACCTGCAGAGCATCACTGGAGGCATTTTGCACACCAAACTATGGGTTGTGGATAAGAAACACATGTATTTAGGGAGCGCAAACATGGATTGGCGTTCCCTTACCCAG GTGAAAGAGGTTGGAGTGTCTGTGGAAGACTGCAGCTGTCTAGCACAGGACGCCTCACGGATATTTGACGTGTACTGGGACGTTGGAGCTCAGAGTAATGGATCTCTACCTCCTTTCTGGCCGGGCCGTTTCTCCGCCCTCTCCAGTTCTAAGTACCCATTAGCTGTTAAATTCAACGGTGTCCCTGCACGTGTCTATTTGTCT AGTTCTCCCCCTCCTTTATCATCACATGGCCGTTCTGACGATCTCTCAAGCATCCTGTCAGTAATCGCTGATGCTGAGCGGTTCATCTATGTGTCTGTGATGGACTACCTTCCCATGTCCCAGTTCACGGAGCCCATCCG GTTTTGGCCTGTCATCGACTCGGCCCTCCGGGAAGCAGCTTGCACGAGAGGTGTTGAGGTGAAGCTGCTGGTCAGTTGTTGGAATCATTCTCCTGGTGCCATGTTTGTTTTCCTCCAGTCTTTATCGGTCCTCAACATGCCCCCTCTGAGCTGCAACATTCATGCT AAAGTTTTTGAGGTGCCTTCAACACGAGAGCAGCAGAGGATCCCGTTTGCACGCGTCAACCATGCCAAGTACATGGTGACAGATCGAGTTGTTTACATCG GGACTTCCAACTGGTCTGAGAATTACTTCACCCAGACGGCAGGGGTTGGGCTTGTTGTGAACCAGACAGGTTCTGCAGTAGGGCAGGACCAGAACACCGTTCAGAGCCAGATGCAGGAGATTTTCCAGAGGGACTGGCGTTCAGAATATGCTCAAACCCTCACTGATGTTCACGCGGAGCACTGCAGCGGAAAAAAGCTTACATAA
- the LOC109069921 gene encoding 5'-3' exonuclease PLD3-like isoform X1 — protein sequence MCYVLQQYVHMDRLRPTGPTTTLSPRTVRQRACLHIFIVKTVPRSEQVSAVVMEPEDVHFRSAEHLIGEEENEKATFERKEDGEEHRKAGRAPLSRIPTFQSSVGRKRVTVQSAESSPKTDGSVRQGHKERAGPTEAGRVKTSGSGGRETAVPVASARLHTSLADVLSQGDISGHASTLLAPKINQSLDQTPEITKDSDQVDMSLKRPPLRNVYEASDLVIEPVSEFETASGETISEDEQTSARDSVEEDLSSCSSVDQREGSDQACEDTLRDDNDDGSVAQSHWTEENSVTGNDVKCEECVPDKDDGSILSGQDETTKTDSKICFKETQQRSKTANTTQTKHAETKTCTPSKQTKGRSFSLFCLLPTILLLLGGFASHVWQYGVPKSVSHLMSQLELHWLESFWMPQETCISDCRLTLVESVPEGLVFPSGSPHLPSISDTWINLLNKANRSVHIGAFYFTLQDSDLGLTEPSSVLGKKVFDRLKQLEPKGVKLKIAVNAPQTYIADTDELVATGAEVRGVDLQSITGGILHTKLWVVDKKHMYLGSANMDWRSLTQVKEVGVSVEDCSCLAQDASRIFDVYWDVGAQSNGSLPPFWPGRFSALSSSKYPLAVKFNGVPARVYLSSSPPPLSSHGRSDDLSSILSVIADAERFIYVSVMDYLPMSQFTEPIRFWPVIDSALREAACTRGVEVKLLVSCWNHSPGAMFVFLQSLSVLNMPPLSCNIHAKVFEVPSTREQQRIPFARVNHAKYMVTDRVVYIGTSNWSENYFTQTAGVGLVVNQTGSAVGQDQNTVQSQMQEIFQRDWRSEYAQTLTDVHAEHCSGKKLT from the exons atgtgttatgttttgCAGCAGTACGTACATATggacaggct CCGCCCAACTGGACCCACAACAACTTTATCTCCTCGTACAGTTCGTCAGAGAGCgtgtttacacatttttattgttaaaacagTCCCTCGTTCAGAGCAGGTCTCCGCTGTAGTCATG GAGCCGGAGGATGTACATTTCAGGTCAGCAGAACATTTGATTGGTGAGGAAGAGAATGAGAAAGCGACATTCGAGAGGAAGGAGGATGGAGAGGAGCACCGTAAAGCAGGGAGAGCACCGCTGTCCCGCATCCCTACCTTTCAGAGCTCCGTGGGCCGCAAGCGAGTCACCGTCCAGAGTGCAGAGTCATCACCGAAAACGGATGGATCTGTCCGGCAGGGCCACAAAGAGAGAGCTGGCCCTACAGAGGCGGGACGGGTGAAAACGTCAGGATCTGGAGGGAGAGAAACAGCAGTGCCTGTTGCATCGGCTCGTTTACACACAAGCCTCGCTGATGTTCTCTCTCAAGGTGATATCTCGGGTCACGCCTCCACTCTTTTGGCTCCGAAGATCAATCAATCTCTTGATCAAACACCTGAGATTACCAAAGACTCTGATCAGGTTGATATGTCACTAAAGCGACCCCCACTCAGGAATGTCTACGAGGCCTCTGATCTTGTCATAGAGCCGGTTTCTGAATTTGAGACCGCAAGCGGAGAGACCATCTCAGAAGATGAGCAGACGTCGGCGCGGGATAGCGTCGAAGAGGATCTGAGCTCATGCTCTTCTGTTGATCAGCGTGAGGGATCTGATCAAGCTTGTGAAGATACCTTGAGAGACGATAATGATGATGGAAGTGTAGCCCAATCACATTGGACAGAAGAAAATAGTGTCACAGGGAATGATGTGAAATGTGAGGAATGTGTTCCAGATAAGGATGATGGATCCATACTTAGTGGTCAGGATGAAACTACTAAGACAGATagtaaaatatgctttaaagaAACACAACAGAGAAGCAAAACTGCCAATACTACTCAGACAAAACATGCCGAGACCAAAACGTGTACACCCTCCAAG CAGACAAAAGGAAGGAGCTTTTCCCTTTTCTGTCTCTTGCCCACCATCCTCCTCCTTTTGGGTGGATTTGCATCGCACGTCTGGCAGTATGGAGTCCCTAAATCTGTGTCACACCTGATGTCACAACTGGAGCTGCACTGGTTGGAAAGTTTCTGGATGCCTCAAGAGACATGCATCTCTGACTGTAG ACTTACTCTTGTTGAGAGTGTCCCTGAGGGTCTCGTCTTCCCTTCCGGCTCGCCACACCTGCCGAGCATTTCAGACACTTGGATTAATCTGCTTAACAAAGCAAACCGCTCTGTCCACATTGGTGCTTTCTATTTCACACTCCAAGATTCAGATTTAGGCCTTACGGAGCCCTCGTCTGTGCTG GGCAAAAAAGTGTTCGACCGGCTGAAACAGCTGGAACCAAAAGGAGTGAAGTTGAAGATCGCTGTAAATGCCCCTCAGACTTACATCGCAGACACAGACGAACTGGTAGCAACAG GGGCTGAGGTCAGGGGAGTTGACCTGCAGAGCATCACTGGAGGCATTTTGCACACCAAACTATGGGTTGTGGATAAGAAACACATGTATTTAGGGAGCGCAAACATGGATTGGCGTTCCCTTACCCAG GTGAAAGAGGTTGGAGTGTCTGTGGAAGACTGCAGCTGTCTAGCACAGGACGCCTCACGGATATTTGACGTGTACTGGGACGTTGGAGCTCAGAGTAATGGATCTCTACCTCCTTTCTGGCCGGGCCGTTTCTCCGCCCTCTCCAGTTCTAAGTACCCATTAGCTGTTAAATTCAACGGTGTCCCTGCACGTGTCTATTTGTCT AGTTCTCCCCCTCCTTTATCATCACATGGCCGTTCTGACGATCTCTCAAGCATCCTGTCAGTAATCGCTGATGCTGAGCGGTTCATCTATGTGTCTGTGATGGACTACCTTCCCATGTCCCAGTTCACGGAGCCCATCCG GTTTTGGCCTGTCATCGACTCGGCCCTCCGGGAAGCAGCTTGCACGAGAGGTGTTGAGGTGAAGCTGCTGGTCAGTTGTTGGAATCATTCTCCTGGTGCCATGTTTGTTTTCCTCCAGTCTTTATCGGTCCTCAACATGCCCCCTCTGAGCTGCAACATTCATGCT AAAGTTTTTGAGGTGCCTTCAACACGAGAGCAGCAGAGGATCCCGTTTGCACGCGTCAACCATGCCAAGTACATGGTGACAGATCGAGTTGTTTACATCG GGACTTCCAACTGGTCTGAGAATTACTTCACCCAGACGGCAGGGGTTGGGCTTGTTGTGAACCAGACAGGTTCTGCAGTAGGGCAGGACCAGAACACCGTTCAGAGCCAGATGCAGGAGATTTTCCAGAGGGACTGGCGTTCAGAATATGCTCAAACCCTCACTGATGTTCACGCGGAGCACTGCAGCGGAAAAAAGCTTACATAA
- the LOC109095988 gene encoding vesicular integral-membrane protein VIP36 isoform X1 — MARERSPASWLHPQTSVTRRLPVCRRITLLLLLWLLQFSSVYSDITDGNAEHLKREHSLIKPYQGVGTSPSSQWDFWGSTLVTSQYVRLTPDERSKQGSIWNTVPCYLKDWEMHVQFKIHGSGKKNLHGDGFAIWYTKERLHPGPVFGNHDHFVGLAIFVDTFRNDLQGMDRSFPYISAMVNNGSLPYDHGKDGRSTELGGCSVEVRNRDHDTYLAIRYSKGRLTIMVDVDDRNDWKECIDIGGVRLPTGYYFGASAATGDLSDNHDIISMKMYQLMVEHTPEEDNQDWTKIEPSVSLLKSPKDNIDDPTGNFRSTPLTGWKVFLLLLCALLGIVVCAVVGAVVFQKRQERNKRFY; from the exons ATGGCACGCGAAAGAAGTCCAGCTTCATGGCTTCACCCTCAAACAAGCGTAACTCGCAGACTGCCGGTGTGTCGCAGAATAACGTTACTCTTACTTTTATGGCTACTCCAGTTTTCTTCCGTCTATTCCGATATAACGGACGGGAACGCGGAGCACTTAAAGCGGGAGCACTCGCTCATTAAACCGTATCAGG GTGTTGGAACAAGTCCGTCAAGTCAGTGGGACTTTTGGGGAAGTACTTTAGTAACCAGCCAGTATGTGCGTCTGACTCCGGATGAGAGGAGCAAACAGGGGTCCATCTGGAATACAGTG ccCTGCTATCTGAAGGATTGGGAGATGCATGTGCAGTTTAAAATTCACGGATCAGGAAAGAAGAATCTCCATGGAGATGGTTTTGCCATTTGGTACACGAAAGAGAGGCTACATCCTG GCCCAGTCTTTGGAAACCATGACCATTTTGTAGGCCTGGCTATTTTTGTGGATACCTTCCGTAATGATCTACAAGGAATGGAT CGCTCATTTCCCTATATTTCTGCGATGGTGAATAACGGCTCCCTGCCATACGACCACGGGAAAGACGGCCGGTCTACTGAATTGGGAGGTTGCTCTGTGGAAGTCAGAAACAGAGATCATGACACATACCTGGCCATTAGATACTCAAAAGGCAGACTCACG ATTATGGTAGATGTGGATGACAGGAACGACTGGAAAGAATGCATTGATATCGGAGGCGTCCGCCTCCCTACAGGATACTATTTTGGGGCTTCTGCGGCCACAGGAGATCTTTCTG ACAATCATGACATCATCTCAATGAAGATGTACCAGCTGATGGTGGAACACACTCCTGAAGAGGACAACCAGGACTGGACGAAGATCGAGCCTAGTGTCAGTCTCCTCAAGTCACCGAAAG acaatattgatGATCCGACGGGAAATTTCCGAAGCACGCCCCTCACTGGCTGGAAGGTGTTTCTGCTTCTGCTGTGCGCTCTGCTGGGAATCGTGGTTTGCGCCGTTGTTGGTGCCGTGGTCTTTCAGAAGCGTCAAGAGAGGAACAAGAGGTTCTACTAA
- the LOC109095988 gene encoding vesicular integral-membrane protein VIP36 isoform X2, which translates to MARERSPASWLHPQTSVTRRLPVCRRITLLLLLWLLQFSSVYSDITDGNAEHLKREHSLIKPYQGVGTSPSSQWDFWGSTLVTSQYVRLTPDERSKQGSIWNTVPCYLKDWEMHVQFKIHGSGKKNLHGDGFAIWYTKERLHPGTVFGSSANFLGLAMFIDTYPNDEAPDRSFPYISAMVNNGSLPYDHGKDGRSTELGGCSVEVRNRDHDTYLAIRYSKGRLTIMVDVDDRNDWKECIDIGGVRLPTGYYFGASAATGDLSDNHDIISMKMYQLMVEHTPEEDNQDWTKIEPSVSLLKSPKDNIDDPTGNFRSTPLTGWKVFLLLLCALLGIVVCAVVGAVVFQKRQERNKRFY; encoded by the exons ATGGCACGCGAAAGAAGTCCAGCTTCATGGCTTCACCCTCAAACAAGCGTAACTCGCAGACTGCCGGTGTGTCGCAGAATAACGTTACTCTTACTTTTATGGCTACTCCAGTTTTCTTCCGTCTATTCCGATATAACGGACGGGAACGCGGAGCACTTAAAGCGGGAGCACTCGCTCATTAAACCGTATCAGG GTGTTGGAACAAGTCCGTCAAGTCAGTGGGACTTTTGGGGAAGTACTTTAGTAACCAGCCAGTATGTGCGTCTGACTCCGGATGAGAGGAGCAAACAGGGGTCCATCTGGAATACAGTG ccCTGCTATCTGAAGGATTGGGAGATGCATGTGCAGTTTAAAATTCACGGATCAGGAAAGAAGAATCTCCATGGAGATGGTTTTGCCATTTGGTACACGAAAGAGAGGCTACATCCTG GCACCGTGTTTGGCAGTAGTGCCAACTTCCTTGGGTTGGCCATGTTTATAGACACATACCCTAACGATGAGGCTCCGGAT CGCTCATTTCCCTATATTTCTGCGATGGTGAATAACGGCTCCCTGCCATACGACCACGGGAAAGACGGCCGGTCTACTGAATTGGGAGGTTGCTCTGTGGAAGTCAGAAACAGAGATCATGACACATACCTGGCCATTAGATACTCAAAAGGCAGACTCACG ATTATGGTAGATGTGGATGACAGGAACGACTGGAAAGAATGCATTGATATCGGAGGCGTCCGCCTCCCTACAGGATACTATTTTGGGGCTTCTGCGGCCACAGGAGATCTTTCTG ACAATCATGACATCATCTCAATGAAGATGTACCAGCTGATGGTGGAACACACTCCTGAAGAGGACAACCAGGACTGGACGAAGATCGAGCCTAGTGTCAGTCTCCTCAAGTCACCGAAAG acaatattgatGATCCGACGGGAAATTTCCGAAGCACGCCCCTCACTGGCTGGAAGGTGTTTCTGCTTCTGCTGTGCGCTCTGCTGGGAATCGTGGTTTGCGCCGTTGTTGGTGCCGTGGTCTTTCAGAAGCGTCAAGAGAGGAACAAGAGGTTCTACTAA
- the LOC109095989 gene encoding transmembrane emp24 domain-containing protein 9-like, producing the protein MNNLGMSFPLVIGRWPAMGYVALESLRMRSARFPGSVTMAAVRMQFTLYLVLLLNIYSSFVSALYFHIGETEKKCFIEEIPDETMIIGNYRTQLYDKQREEYLPATQGLGMFVEVKDPDEKVILSRQYGSEGRFIFTSHTPGEHQICLHSNSSKFALFAGGMLRVHLDIQVGEHTNNYAEIAAKDKLTELQLRVRQLMEQVDQIQKEQNYQRYREERFRQTSESTNQRVLWWSIVQTLILVAIGFWQMRHLKSFFEAKKLV; encoded by the exons ATGAACAACCTGGGAATGAGCTTCCCGCTTGTGATTGGACGGTGGCCGGCGATGGGTTACGTGGCATTGGAGTCGCTGCGCATGCGCAGTGCGCGTTTCCCCGGCAGTGTCACGATGGCGGCAGTCAGAATGCAGTTTACACTTTATTTGGTGTTGTTGTTAAACATTTACAGCAGTTTTGTGTCTGCGTTGTATTTTCATATCGGCGAGACTGAAAAGAAATGCTTCATAGAAGAAATACCGGACGAAACCATGATAATAG GTAACTACCGGACGCAGCTCTATGACAAGCAGAGAGAAGAGTATTTGCCTGCGACTCAAGGACTTGGGATGTTTGTGGAAGTGAAAGACCCCGATGAGAAG GTGATCCTGTCCCGCCAGTATGGATCTGAGGGCAGGTTTATCTTCACCTCCCACACACCCGGAGAGCATCAGATCTGCTTGCACTCAAATTCCTCCAAATTTGCTCTTTTTGCTGGAGGGATGCTT CGTGTTCACCTGGACATCCAAGTTGGTGAGCATACAAACAACTATGCAGAAATCGCAGCCAAAGACAAGCTGACGGAGCTGCAGCTGAGGGTGCGCCAGCTGATGGAGCAGGTGGATCAGATCCAGAAAGAGCAGAACTATCAGAGG TATCGTGAGGAGCGCTTCAGACAGACCAGCGAGAGCACCAATCAGAGGGTGCTGTGGTGGTCTATCGTCCAGACGCTGATCCTGGTGGCCATCGGGTTTTGGCAAATGAGACATCTGAAGAGCTTCTTTGAGGCCAAGAAATTAGTATAG
- the LOC109095987 gene encoding beta-1,4-galactosyltransferase 7-like gives MMYSSRRKPVLYFKDDRSFLSRKCTVWKLFGLCMLFVLGSLLWVQMTCSGDMSQPVGYGHLPHQPCPVERQSSPAEDPSWGPHKMALIVPFRERFEELLIFVPYMHAFLNKKKIRHKIFIVNQLDHFRFNRASLINVGFMESGNDTDYIAMHDVDLLPQNEDLDYGFPNEGPFHVASPELHPLYHYKTYVGGILLLTKKHYQLCNGMSNRFWGWGREDDEFFRRLKTADLKLFRPSGITTGTKTFRHIHDPGWRKRDQKRIAAQKQEQFKVDPEGGLTNLRYKVESRQEVTISGAPCTVINTFLECDVSLTPWCQSS, from the exons ATGATGTACTCTTCACGGAGAAAACCTGTGCTGTATTTCAAAGACGACAGAAG CTTTCTGTCGAGGAAATGCACCGTCTGGAAGCTCTTTGGGCTCTGCATGCTGTTTGTTTTGGGCTCTCTTCTCTGGGTGCAGATGACTTGTTCAGGTGACATGAGCCAGCCGGTTGGGTACGGACACCTCCCTCACCAGCCCTGTCCTGTAGAGAGACAGTCCTCGCCTGCTGAGGACCCTTCCTGGGGCCCTCACAAGATGGCCCTCATCGTGCCATTCAGAGAGCGCTTTGAAGAGCTGCTTATATTTGTCCCTTATATGCATGCTTTCctcaacaaaaagaaaatacgacataaaatatttattgtgaacCAACTGGATCACTTCCG GTTCAATCGGGCTTCTCTTATTAACGTCGGGTTTATGGAAAGCGGTAATGACACGGACTACATTGCAATGCATGATGTGGACTTGCTGCCTCAAAATGAGGATCTGGACTATGGATTCCCGAACGAGGGTCCCTTCCACGTGGCCTCGCCAGAGCTTCATCCCTTATATCATTATAAGACGTATGTTGGAGGAATCCTGCTGCTTACCAAGAAGCATTATCAGCTG TGCAATGGGATGTCAAACCGCTTCTGGGGATGGGGAAGAGAAGATGACGAGTTTTTTAGGAGACTTAAAACAGCGGATCTGAAG CTTTTTAGGCCCTCGGGTATTACTACAGGAACTAAAACATTTCGCCACATCCACGATCCAGGCTGGAGGAAGAGAGATCAGAAGCGGATCGCTGCACAAAAGCAG GAGCAGTTTAAGGTGGACCCAGAGGGTGGCCTGACTAACCTTCGCTACAAGGTGGAGTCCAGACAGGAAGTGACCATCAGCGGCGCTCCATGTACTGTCATCAACACCTTTCTAGAGTGTGACGTCAGCCTGACCCCGTGGTGCCAGTCCAGCTAA